In Musa acuminata AAA Group cultivar baxijiao chromosome BXJ3-9, Cavendish_Baxijiao_AAA, whole genome shotgun sequence, a single genomic region encodes these proteins:
- the LOC135648760 gene encoding DNA-directed RNA polymerases II, IV and V subunit 8B-like — translation MVELLFEDIFTLTRLDPDGKKFDKVSRIEARSEQFDMYMQLDVNTEIYPLNVGDKFTMVLTPTLSLDGTPDSGYFTQAGRKSLADKFEYVMHGKLYKISEEASGGPNVKVEIYASFGGLLMMLKGDPSNAAQFELDQRLFLLMRKV, via the exons ATGGTTGAGCTTCTTTTCGAGGACATCTTCACTTTGACGAGACTGGATCCAGATGGTAAAAAGTTTGATAAAG TTTCTCGGATTGAAGCACGCAGTGAACAGTTCGATATGTATATGCAGCTAGATGTAAACACTGAAATTTATCCACTTAATGTTGGGGATAAATTCACCATGGTTTTGACTCCAACTCTCAGTCTGGATGGAACCCCTGATTCAGGCTACTTTACACAG GCTGGAAGAAAGTCTCTTGCAGACAAGTTTGAGTATGTTATGCATGGGAAGCTGTATAAGATTTCAGAAGAGGCTTCCGGAGGACCTAATGTTAAAGT TGAAATATATGCTTCTTTTGGTGGACTGTTGATGATGCTCAAGGGGGATCCCTCCAATGCAGCTCAGTTCGAGTTGGACCAGAGGCTGTTTCTTCTTATGAGGAAAGTGTAA